One Arachis hypogaea cultivar Tifrunner chromosome 18, arahy.Tifrunner.gnm2.J5K5, whole genome shotgun sequence genomic window, TCAACCATAAGTAATACAAGAAACAAAACAATTAATACTTAATCCTTTTAAGACCGCAATAATCCGTTGCAAGATCCCCGGATGACTTGGATGATTCAGGCGATATGAAGAGCAACTGAGCAATGCATGAGTTGGAACGTGATGCGTGTCGAATTCAGGGCTGGAGCCTGGAGGTGATCAATAATGTGATGGTGAGACCAAGCTCTCATGGCAAAGGAATATAGTTCTCGGATGATACTCGTGAGCCACTTGAGAAACAAGTTGGTTTTGACGTAAATTATACACaacaaatttgaaataagattcaTTTAGTGCCAAAAGATTAAGATCTTCTGAGATATACAGGGGTCCTACTGTAAAACATGGCTTGATCGTTTGAGATGGGATTTCAAACAATTTAATCCAAGAATCTTCAACTCCATGCTCCTTCATTATCCAGAGAGTGCAAATAATTGGCTCATGCTGCAGATTAGGGAGTTCCATGAACGGCATACAATCCTCAGTTGCAGAAGAAGCCTCACTGGAAGCCTCGCCAAGATTTCTCTAATCAGATCTCGTGGAAGATCTTCTTCGTATTCAAGGTGTTTCATTCTCGTAGTCATAAGACAATAAGGCTTTGCGTTTTTAAGAGTCTAttgctttattttttaaaagagtaGTGCTAGGGAACGAATGGCCTAagcatacaatgtgtacaattgaCTAAATTTTTGGTCCATGAATACTGATTTtgggttcaccaaggatcgaatTCTTGAGTTTTTCGGATCTAGAATTCTAATACCATAtttgaaaccactcatcccaaaagcgtagCCTGACAGGACAAtataacactaatgatcatatctctaatacttcctaaacctccattgtacacattctACGCTTAAGCCATTGattccctatactttctctttaaaatagtttataaaaattaatttttaaaaaatgtctttttaaaaatagtaatatttatatttaataaattaaattaaaaataattattaataaacataaGTAATAATAATGATGTttgataaaatagtttttaaattttaaaaatattataataaatataattacaaacattaaatttaaaaattagttaacatatgagatTATAGcggacttttaaattttaaaaagtaggcCAAGTTTAAAAAGCtctatcttaaatatttttaaaagtacttCAATATTTTAAAAGCTACTACAAATACAAATATAtggtctttttaatttatcaaacgcAAAATGAGGAGTTTGAGTTTTTAAAAAACTCAAGTACCTCCTCGACAAGTTTTACCAAACAAAGCCTATATATTCTAAAGGAAAAGTACAgttattctaattttaaatttcattgtttatattgtttaaaaaaGTAGTTGTTTACTTAACAAAATCATATTCTAAAATGtaagataaaataatttaatttaaatttttttaaaaataaaataagataaattaatttaaatttgattttattttattggattagattgaattgatttaaatttaaaatttttaaaaatattattaaataaatcataaacaaattaattttttaatactttaataacaaaataaactaaaatatagatctaataatttaaaattcaaaattaaatactaattattgAATGAGTATCGTCATTACAAATTATTGGTtttctttatatcttttttttttttggtgacttggtTTTCTTTATATCTAacactaatataatataattctTCTAATATTCAAATTCTTAAATATGACAAgactattattctattttttatttttagaatacaAAAATTTCATCTTAAGCATGtacataaattataaattattatttatttaaaattttagattgttatttttaaaatttttaaatatatttatttaaattattatatatttagtttttaatattattaaattaatttaaaaaattatttataaattataaattatttaattaaattgtaatttttaaaatttttaattatagttatattttattcttattataataACATTACTCTTTAAAAAAAAGCTACTAATAAGTTCatgtaataacaataataattttacgagtaaagtatcgtttttgtctccaacgtttagGATAAATTCTacttgtgtccctaacgtttaaatcgtcctatttgtattcctacgtttgtaaaagtgattcaatgttatcatgtcgtcaattacacatcatgagcgctttagtttgagttttaaaaatctcttcttaaagttagaatacaaatgtataggatagaattgatgatctactccaaaaaataactcatcaaatgttgaaactaattcctacaacatttacataattcactgacataattgaatctaaacacaaatagtgggtataatattaaaatcgaacacatccaattAAGacttaattgagaatgaatacatctaagtgagaataattgaaaaatataattgaatcacttttataaacgttaaggatacaaataggacgatttaaacgttagggacacaaataggacttatcccaaacattggggacaaaaactatactttactctaattttatttaaaaacttaaGTAAAAGATAATAAGTAATACTTAATAAGTGCCAATgaataatagctcaaatgacatagacttcccatactcaattaagacgTTGtgagttcgagtctcctatctttggtaaaaaaaaaaaagtgatactTATTAAGTATGCCGCGGTTGTGGTCAAATCTGTTTCCATACTATCCGTCTCCACACTATCAATactcaacatttttttattttcaaaaaatctatGATGTTAAGTTAGATAGTTgttaggatttataatttaaatttatttattttatctataaattcaaatcaaatttaaaataaagtcaatcaggttttaaaatttttttatataagtgAATTATAAAAATACGAGTTAAAAATACATATCATAATACTtcagttaaaaaattttttgtgtcTTAGTTTATGAATTTACTGagagaaaaaaaagtttattagATTATATATTTTGATGTTGAGCACCATGTTAATTTTTAAGCCTACACATCATAAATATGTAGTAAATTCAAATTAAGTACTGATGTGTGTAGACTTTTAAAATTGTTAAATATTTTacaatatgaatttaattttgtgtagactttaaaattgttaaatattttacaatatggatttaattttgtgagttttaaaattttgtgtttgattacACCTATTTAGTTgatagtttttttaaaataaattcagtgataaatttatttaatttattaataattttaattgtattttttttaacaaatttattgacaacaaattttttttattttaatttattttagatacTATTGAATATCTTATTGAAATTAAGATTTAGAAGTGAAGGACTCATGAAAAGGATGACAAATTTACCAAAAACAACTTTGTTGAATTGGAAATCAACCATGgataatcaattatttttttaaaaatataaacacttCTACATAATAGAtgagtaaaataaaatctaaaaaaattaatattaatttctatgtaaatttatttatttagatttgttttaaaattttattctataaatttaaatttatttattttagtttttttatttaaattattattttaacaaggattttaatttgttaaacaAAATCGGTTTTCggtgaataaatttattatatagtgTATGCTCCATGTAATCACATCTTAAATATGAAACCTCAACACCAAAATGAATAACTAGGCTCTTTTTTCTTGTGCTTGCTTCTGACACTTTTTTTCTGCTCTTtaccaaattaattaatttgttgatCGTGATTGATCTTTGtagaactaaaataattaattaattaattaattaatttttaaattataactatttttgaacaaaaaataatttataaattgtgttaaaatttttataagattgttaatttttaaattttaaatttaaatatgaacAATTACATATAATAAAGGAGTAAAAtgaatctaaaaaatttaatattaagttctacgtgaatttatttatttaaatttgttttaaaattttattctataaatttaaatttatttgttttagtattttttatttaaattgctattttaactttattttgttataaattatAGTCTTACAATTTGTTAGAATAGAGTTATTTAACGGTAATATTcatctataaattttttaaaatatgttttttatgtgaatttttattcatcgtatattaaattaaatttaaaaaaaatgttttacaaatcaaaattccatGTATGGCATAAACATATTCttcaatcttaaaataaaaatatcattcaATTTAAGAATAggcatgtatatttttttattttttattttttttgtcaagatatatttttttatttaattcttgAGTTTATGACTATGTGTGTGTTATGTAATggaatttttttttgctttactTATTTAGCTTTCCAAAATCTAAAAAACCTAGGAGTAATATCGTCAACTTTAATTTTTCATAGAAGTACTGACCCTCTACTACCATTTTTACACAATGTTCTACATGAAACTTCTGCTCCATACATCActttcaagtatttttttattgtcattctattactttatttttattaataaatttatatttaaatatttaatattatatgtggtataaaatctcaattttaattctttttttttacatgtggttttttttatatagtttttttttaatagttgTTACTTGTTACAACAAATTTTTGAcccaataaaagagaaaagagttATAGTaggaataacaaaaataaaaaagaataacaaaatatacataacatacattttacatttattttttattgttacctATTATATCATGCATAATAAAATACCAAACACTAACAACACCATAATTTCTTTGTTATTGTCAACAAGATTATTGTGAATTAGAATTTTATAATGAAGTTATGtaaaattaacatttaatattaaaaagtatttattatcatcgttattttaatatCTATTCTCTATAAAAAATGgtattttttaaatcatttatTCAAACACTATagttttaaaataagtacttttataattaaaaaattaacataaaataatttatttataagctatgattatattttattttttttttcgaaaaaaattatttaaattgtttATCCCTTTCAAATTGGATGCCCCCAAACATTTCTCTTTTGCTAGGAAATGGGTTTATGATAGAATTTTACCTAtgaatttttatcttttgttagtTCCTCAAAATACAGTAGAAATGGGTTTATGAGAGGAATCAAGATCCTATAATTCAGATGAGTACCAAGACAACTTATATAGGTGGATACTCAcatgaagatattataattgtcttcatgtgatgattttttttttttaacccttAAATGATAGATtgtagggttagattttgatatgttataaaagtgttgtttttatttaaaatgtggccaaatcaataaatcacacttttatacaaagcatcttcataaaaagatgttttttacatcttcatttgagtagctcccACTTATATAACCATGTAGCCTTCAATGTTATACATCTTCTCCTCTACTATACCTCTCCAATTTTTATACTCCGATTTAGTATATTTAATTTCAAATGACAATAtcactaataaaaaaaaaaatcatctttaGTAAATTTTGAAAATCAGAATCACCTGTTAAAAAGCTTTAAAGAAAATGTTATTAGCCATTAGCCAaaagaaaatttaattattcaaacTGTCGAAcgaaaatacaaaatttaattattcaattttttttttattttttttgttacattcAAGTATCTCATGAAATCAAATGCAACCTGACCTATGCCGAATGTTGAGTTGTGTCCAGTTCCCAAGCAAAGCATGAGTTGAAGGTGAATAATGTGACGGTGAGACCAAACTCTCATGGCAAAGGAATATAGTTATCGAATGATACCCGTGAGACACCTGAGAAACTAGTTTGTTTCGACgtaaattatacacaataaatTTGCGATCAGATTCATCTAATGCCAAAAGATTATGATCTTCTGAGATGTACACCGAAACACATGGCGAGATCATTCCACCACATGGGATTTCGAACAATTTAATCCAAGACTCTTCAACTCCGTACTCTTTCATTATCCAAAGAGCGCAAATAATTCGCATATTCGGAGTGCGATAACAAACAGAAAGACGGTTATTGTGGAGTTGCAAGCGAGGCAGGTGGACGACGTCAGAGCGCGTTCTAGTAATCGGCAGACACAATCGACCAAACGACTCCTTTTTCAAGTCGAAGGTAAGAAGGAACCACTCCAATTCAAAATGATCTATAGTAGGATGATACACAATCCAATTGAGAGTGCCGCTCACAAATATTCCATTCCTTGGGCCAACAAAATCGTACGGAAACACCGGATGATTAACAATTTTCCAAGAAGGATTTGCACCAAAAGTGAAAACTAAAGCGCCAGATCTCACCTTGGAATAAGTTATAAGAGACGAGGCAGAACAACCCATAACAAACTTGTACTGGTCATGTAGAATATCATAGCCAAAGCCACAGAAAACATCGTCTCCGCACTCGTGCGAGCACTGGAACGGAACGGATGGGGATACCGAACGGGTACTGGGATTGAAAAGAGTAAGAGTTTCAAAGGGAAAGCCTTGAGACAAGCAGAGCAATCCGTTGCAAGATCCCTGGATGACTATTCCGTCAGCCGGATGTGACTCGAATGCAGTTGGCTGATGCTGGCGATAAAGAATAAGAGATTGTGAAGAGCAATGCATGATGTCGCCCCTCCGTCCCGCTTCCTTCCAACATAGCAATGGCGGCGGCTGAGTTAGGGTTGAGCGATGAAGGTGGTGGTTGGCGAATTCAGGGCTGCAGATTAGGGAGTTCCATGAACGGCATACAATCCTCAGTTGCAGGATTTGCCTCACTGAAAGCCTCGTCAAGATTTCTCTAATCAGATCTGCTGGAAGATTACCAAGGTGTTTCATTCTCGTAGTCATAAGAGAATAAGGTTTTGCGACTTTGAAGAAGCTGAGGTGAagtatatatattgatattgagaaAGTATAGCGGAAGCGGATTATAAAAGAaggctaaattaattttaaattttttatttttaattaattatatcggattttgaaatttaaaaaagtaGGTATTAGTCAAAGGAGACCACTTACATAAAAATGTTTCAAAACGTCTTTTTTTATAGATTTTGAATTCAGTTTATTGATATTGAATTAGTGCTTAGTGCTGTTGAGATTGATTTATAAATCCAATCTGTTGTACTTGTGTTGTATTGAATTTTTCTTCTGAGTTACTAATCTGTATGATTGAATTTTTTCTACTACATTGAactgaatttatttattaaaattttcagttGAATTTTGCTACGCTGCATCTTGTTTTActtgaattttgttgttgttgaatcTTGAATTCTTATTATTGAGTTCTGATTTTAACTACTTTCAGTTATTATAGCAGATAAATCATCAAAAAACAACTGATATTGTTTAGATATTTAAAGCAACCTGTTGTGCAACAACTAGAAAAAAGAGAAGCACAAGTAATTGAGGAGGAACAACAGCAGGCAACGGTGGTGGCACCACGAGAGAAAAAGGAACCACCGGCTACTGTGTTGGCAGAATCTGTGGAAACGGAAACAGAGCATGCACTAGTGGTGATAAGAATAGAGGAAATGGAACCACGGCAGACATTAGTAGTTAGTGGGAAAAAAAACTAAGTGGAAAATAATGGTGTGCTTGCTTATCTACTGCATTAgctaaacaaaaataattaagcaGCACCTTCTTGATCCCTGACCCTATTATGTAGTCAATTAGAAGCACaaatagaattgaagttagtCCACAAGTTGGAACATGAAgccatatttttttttcctttgctcTCTCCCTCTTGTCTTTCAAACACATCTTATTTTGGATGATGTATTATAGTAGTGTATCAATTGTTAGAAAATAGAAACCCAAGgtaaataaatagaataacttTTATAACAGAAACCATATGCGTATTTTTTCATTTACGTTTAGTTGTCAAAAATATTTtgcttttataaatattatactatctcttattattaaggtaatttttaaattttcattctacaaatatgaaaatattttacacaccaaaaatcaactattatattttaatgtgtatttatatgtttaacattatatcattttaatttatattttatgtgttagcatatattaaataatacttataCAAAATTGCATATAATTTTAATTGCATAGAATATTTAACGTTTTATCGTTTCCTCACAAGTGCATAAGGCATTCCAATGACTGAAAAAGAACGCGAAAAAGAAGCGTGCGATGCGGCTAGAAGTTAGAGCGTGTTTACACGTTTTCACTAATAAAACTGGTTTTTGTTAGGTTTAAACCAATTTGATTGAACTTAGTTGACAAAATGACTTGGAAATATAGCAGGActgaaaaaaataatacaaaaatcaTAAAATGGCATTTGTATTTTATTCCTCCAAAGTGAACATATGCATCCAGGTGCACTTTTTCTACTACTGCTTCTAAAATGATCTGACATGAAAAGTGCAAGCTACGAAGCAATCCTCAAGTTATCAACAACAGCTTGATTTTCAAGAATGTTCAAGTCATTTAAGTGCTTCAGATGTAAGATTGTTGTACAAGCAGAGAGTATAATAGCATCCAACTCCTCATCCCTGTAAGATAgctgaaatagaaaaataattcaaTCACTGTAATGGTTAATAATTGGAAGATATGTGTCCACACACACCCTTTACCATTGGATAGATCCTCATCCAATCCAACCGTGAAGAAGGGTTGTTTGTTTAGGGTTGGAAGGAAAATGAGTACAAAGAGTTTCTTCTCTAAAAGACAGCACAAACTAAGTTTATTGACAGCACACAATTTTCATGCAACATCAGCAAACACAGCGTTTCATCAATAATCAAAATCACAGGGAAAGACGTTGGCTCATATAGATCATTAACTGCTATACAGAAAATTGAAGTCAAGAATACATTATACATTGAATGAAGAATGAACCAATTTCGCATACACAAAGGTAAAATGAGACCCAAGTTTTGCACCTTTGCAACTAGCAGAAAAAAACTGATAAAAAACACTAAAGCTGTAACTcctatgaaaaaaaagaaaaaccttttTCTATTTAGACAAACTTAAATCCATAACAACAAAATCAAATTTACGCTGTCACAAGGCAAGCAATGGGAAATAaatgtttgttttgtttatttctttcttccttccttcccATTCCCTTGATCACACtaattgtccaatcaattctTCAACCTAGTAAGTAATAACACTGCCAAATCAAAATGCTACACAAAGAAAAAAAGGACACAAAGTGATAAAAGAAGGGAGCAGGGTGTGGAACTAATAAAATCAGAATGGCTAAAAGTACAGCATGATTGGTAATCCTTCCCAGAAACCTTGCATTGCAGTGCCATAACATATCATATTATCAAATCTGAGTTAACTCCACCAACCAAAAGTTCAATTGAAGCGCCTAGCATGATCATCAATATGCATAAAGACAAATTAGTTGTTCCACACTAGAAAAAAGCCCCCAAGGTAATGTCATTTGTCTTCTCATTTGTTTACACAAATAAGTTTCAATATCAATAAT contains:
- the LOC112770625 gene encoding F-box/kelch-repeat protein At3g23880-like; the encoded protein is MKHLGNLPADLIREILTRLSVRQILQLRIVCRSWNSLICSPEFANHHLHRSTLTQPPPLLCWKEAGRRGDIMHCSSQSLILYRQHQPTAFESHPADGIVIQGSCNGLLCLSQGFPFETLTLFNPSTRSVSPSVPFQCSHECGDDVFCGFGYDILHDQYKFVMGCSASSLITYSKVRSGALVFTFGANPSWKIVNHPVFPYDFVGPRNGIFVSGTLNWIVYHPTIDHFELEWFLLTFDLKKESFGRLCLPITRTRSDVVHLPRLQLHNNRLSVCYRTPNMRIICALWIMKEYGVEESWIKLFEIPCGGMISPCVSVYISEDHNLLALDESDRKFIVYNLRRNKLVSQVSHGYHSITIFLCHESLVSPSHYSPSTHALLGNWTQLNIRHRSGCI